The following DNA comes from Bos indicus x Bos taurus breed Angus x Brahman F1 hybrid chromosome 5, Bos_hybrid_MaternalHap_v2.0, whole genome shotgun sequence.
cctccCGGAAAGCCCCCATGTCTTGGATACACACACTCCAGCCATCTGCTTCGCTGTGCTATTTACCCAAGTTCAAGTTGCTCTGATGGAGGGGGATTTAACCAGTACCCATCCAGGCGAAGGTAAGGTGGGGCCCAGCCAAACACAAGGAGGAAACACAGTCAGGAGCACAGGCTGCTAAGATGGAAATAGAAGTGCTTTAGCTGAAGACTTGAAGGCTCTAAAAATTAGCACGTGGTCTGATTATTACTTCATTaagctcaaaaaataaaactgtctgaAAACAGTTAATGTGATGGATGAGAAGAGCTTAAGTGCTAATCTTAAAATGTGGAACTGGGCCCTCTTGCcaaaataaaaccccagaaggAGTTTCGAGCAGAACAGCAACGTGCAGGGCTTCACTTTGGGAAAGGGATAATAATAGCATATTACAGACTCCCCTCTCCTCAGAGAGCAAACATCACAGTTATTGTCCCTCTTACCTGATGTACAAATACATCTTCTTTGGTGTCATTTCTGTTGGAAGACAAAAAGCTCACAGTTAGAAGAACTAGGTAAGTGGGAAAACTTAAAACAGTTTAGAGCCTAGGACTTGAAAACACAACATAGATGTCTGTCTGGCCTCGAAACTCAGATGCCTCAAGTCAGTCCTCCTTAAAAACTTCTAAACCCAAAAGGGACCCACCTTACTCCTCCACATGACAATGGTGCCTGGCTTCATGCACACAGAGTCAACCTACCAAAACACCCGTTTCCTCTCATCTCTCTCTAAATCACATGGTGTGTAACCAGAGCCCGAGGTTTCCCTCCCAGCAAAAGCAAAGCAAGACAGTTAAAAGGACAGGGCACAGCTGTGAACTAGGCTCCCCTTACACTGAAACCTAAAACAaccccccctccaccaccaccctaCCCtaaacccccaccccacccccactgcccaccAAAACATACAAGGAAGAAATTAGAGGAATTTTTTCTTAAGAAGGCGGGGTCCTAGCTAGGAGGGCTAGAGAAAATGATGGTATCATATAAAAACATCAGAACACCCTCACCGCTTGTAGCTGTGTTCTCATTCCTATATGGTTAGAAGTTACCATGGTTTAAAGAAAACACTGTGGTTTCTACACAGAACTTGGACCAGACCTGGGTTACAGATCCAGCTCAATTACTCACTAGTTGTGTGACCCGAGGAAAGTTGCTTAACCAGTCTAAGATTCCACTGCTCCATCTGTGAAATTGTGGATACCCACTCAATTATCTTAAGGCCCTTCCCCTTTCTCTATTGTCCCCACTGCCAcggctttttcttttaatgactagattatataaaataagttatttatcCATGTTTTAGAAATGCATTGCAATTAATGTTTAATGATCAGCAGTTTAGAAATGAGAGTATTTACATGACTCGGAAATCTGGAAACTTACATGAGCCATTAATAAAGTATGGGAAAAGACACCAACAGCAGGTGCCATAGCATGAggacatatttaaataaaacatgcagagatacacacacataccgaTTTATAAATCCATATCCATTTCTGACGTTGAACCATTTGACAGTGCCAAGGACTTTGGTGGCTAAAATAGGATTAAGCAGATAAATTAGTATCTGACCTACAAAGAGATAAAGCTCATACCACTAAGGTCTTGATAGCATTATTTAAAGCCTAAATATACCTGAGGAAACCATTAAAAGCTTAACTTTAGAGTTtatctagagaagaaaatggagaaagtgaagttgtCACAGGTTGTCACAGGGAACTACTCTTCAGAAGACTAAACCTTTCTTCCTTGGGAAATGTCTCAGTGAAACCCTGAGATAAGGTATTGTCGTAAGTCTATTTGATTCTGCAGTGATTAAAATTGAGAAACACTGTTTaaggggagaaaaatgaaaacacgcTCTTCAAAGTTTTACAGCAGAAAAGTGTTCTAAGTGCTGAACgcagctcttgatgaaagtgactaTAGACACATGAGCAAGGTGAGCCCTGAGACCTGACACATCGCTTTCACACTTTGAAACAGTCGGCAAACTCCACATAGTGAAAGAGTAGCTCCTTGTTAATAGCTGATCTACAGGGCCCTGAAGAAACTTGTCTTGATGCCAGATGGGGGCCCATCAGAGGAGTCCAGAGTAATAATAGAAGTGAGGCGGGCTCAGGCCAGTTCTGTTCTTACCACCCCGAGACATGATGCAACAGGCCTTTTCAAACCTGCGATGAATTTGGGattctgtttcattgtttatCCTGCTCTCTTCATTTGGTGGGAATCAAACCAAACTGATTTTGGTTTCTCCTATAAACCAAACTCTTATCAGCATTTTCTTATAACCCTCCCAATGTGATTGCTGACTCTACTTGCCCTTGTGACAGGAGCATTTCTGTACAATGTAAGATCTTAACAGAACTCAGGAGAAGAAATCTAAACCAGTAGTATGGTCATGGAACTTGTACTTCACAGATTTATGTTTATGTTAGCCATTTATGATTTTAGATGACTCCTCTGAATCAACTGTGAATACCAAATCCAGTACTTCTATGAAATGCCCAGGTCTAAATTCAGGAAAAGCATAAAGCAATTATCAAAACTCAGTGAGACAAGAAATGTGGCAATAgagtatctttaaaaaagaaaaaagcttaggAGAGAATAAAAGTAACAACTAACCATGAGATAcaacatttttaatttccaaggaaaaataataaagatccaGCTTTTAAATTCAAGAAGAAAACAGTAATTAGGGCTTACTTTGCTGTGGGCAGGGTTAGTTCTGAGTTTTGCTAAATGTATATGCTTGGGGAAGTAGTTTATTTAGCTCtctttgtaaaaagaaaacacaaacaaaaaactctttctgccttcaaagtCATTTGGCCCACCATTTACTGAGCAATCTCCAGTTCTTATGCCAACTAAGATCTTTCTCCAATAAAGAGATCTTTCTCCAATAAAGAGACTAAATTATTAATACCTTCAGTTTTAGGGCATTTTAATTAGAGCAACagggcaaagaggaaaaaaaaatattttagatctaAATGTACACAGAAGACTGGTTTTGATCAATCATATGCTTTTAAATCTCACATTATTTCAAATTATATGCTTTTTGTCTCATTTGACCCAAAATTAATGAACTAGAAAAACATTAGGAAAATATAAAGGTAGGAACTCTTTTTGGTTCATTTTCATATAGTTAATGTCTACAGGCACTGTCAAAGGCATAATTGTGATTAGAAAAGCAACACTaataaagagaaagatgaaagtgATTTTCAAGGATAACTTCAATCCAGGTGGAAGGTTATTTTTATTCccactttagtttttaaaaatttcctaattTCACCAATGTTTCCAGTGACCTCACAAGGCCAAACACAGTCATCCATTCTTCTTGGTTTAAGCCCATAAACTCACTTCACATACACAGAGCTGGATGGGGAAAGGAGGAAGACCAACAAGCTTCCATGAGGTTCATTAAGAGTGAAGTtttccttcagtcatgtcaactACTTCCCCTGGCCTGTGGCTGGCTATACGCTGAAGTTTAGAACCATTTCTAAGAACCAGAATGTGAGAATCCCAAACCAGAATTCCATTTCAGTCAGCACTGCACCTGGCACATTGTAGGCACCATGTGTCCATTTGGCTAAGGACAGGAGATGGCAGAACATACTGGACAGAGAGTGTTGAAATGTCAGGCAGAAGGCTGTCCTTGTTGTTGCGATTTGGGAGTGACAGTGAAAAGACCCAAGACCTACAACCTCACCACCAGGGATGTGCTGGGACTGTCAGAGCAGTTGGTGGCTGAGTAATTTATCTAGTTCCTTCATCTTTAAAGATATCTACTGcagtttaaaattcagtttagaTTCAAGAAAGATACAGGGATCCAgtgaaaaactgagaaatttcCTTTATAAGAAGATAAATTAAGAACATATCCTAACACTGCTTCAGATAAACCAAGGTTGTCTCTCGACATTTGGCATGGGAAGTGTTCCAAGAAACACTTGTTGAAAACAATATCACAGTACAACCCGGACTAGACTGGAGCAACTTTTAGCCTAGAGAAATGAAGGCTATTTTGTTTCTTAACCTGCACATGTTACATTTAGCAGCTCGTTTGACAGTAACTgagtaaaatctaaaaaaaaaaaaaaaaaaaaaatgaacacaggcCTCTCAAGGCAGGAAAAATGGGATCCTATTAAACTTTCTTCACATGATTCCTCCAAGTTTCTGCCTATAAAATTTTCTTCCTAGAAACTTGGGCAGGCAAGGCTCACAGAAACCAAACATGCCCCATGCAAAATACTGAAAATTTCTCAGAAGCATCTTACACCATCTCTTAACTTtccctggtttaaaaaaaaaaaaagagagagagagaatgagatatACAGCACACACCCTTTAGAGACCTTATTCCCCACCCACTGCCTAGGCCTCACACAGGGCGTTAACGTTACTGAATGAGAGGACACTGAGATCCGTGACAAAACCAACAATGACTACAGACATCCTTTGTAACGTTCTGCCCCCGGGACCTGAACATCTCCTCTTCCGATTCCCCTTCCTAAGTTACAAGTCCCCAAGATAACGAGGCTGCGAACTAACGTCATCCCCTCACTTCCGACCAAGTTTTTTCAGCTGCTGCACCAAGCGCTTTCCCACAATCCGGGAAGACAAGAGTGATTGGTAAACACCAAGTAGTTCTTGCAGCAGCGGGCAGAGCGAGGGAGGAGGACGCGGGACCAAGACCCAAGTTTCCCCGGAGAGGGATTGCAACACCCCTCCGCCAGCATGTGGCCGACAGAAGCCTGGCCTCGTTCCCGCGCCCCCGTGAGAAGGGCGTCTGGGACGGACACCTGAGCCTTCCCAGCAAGAAGCCTTTCCACCACCATcaactcccccacccctgccctgtctCCTCCGAGcgccttcctcttccctccaagGAAATGCTCTCCTCGCCCAGATCCTAAGCGAGGACTCCAAAGTTCCCGTGCCACGTGGGTGCCTGTCCCATCCCTACATCCACTTCCATCCCACCCTGGATCCTCTCTCCCGACTGCCGCTTCTTTCCCCTCCGCACCCGGGGATGCGTCGCCACGGGACTGAGCGACAGCGCCCTCCTAGGGTACCCCCAGTTAAGACCCCCAACTTGCGAACCCAGGGGCGCTCCGGCGGCCGGGAGCGCCGCGCCCTGGTCCGGCAGCTCCTGCGGGATGGGCGGCCGCCCGTCCCGGGGTGGGGGAGAACCCCACGTCCCCGGGGACCTCGCTCCATCCCGCCCAGACAGGCGGCTGGAGTTGCCCACACGTGCTCGGCGGCCCCGGCCCCAGCCCGGAGCGGCACCCCCATCCTCCCCGCCTGACTCACCGAGAACTTTCTTCTCCGCGTCCTCGCTGCCCACGGCGGCCGAAGAGGCGGGGGCCGCGGTGCCCGGGGCCGCGTCCCCACCGGGGTTGCCCGAGACCAGGGCGGCCGGGGCAGGGGCCGGGGGAGCGCCGCCGCCCGCCGGGCTCTTGGGCGCAGGATCCTGAGGGGCCGCCTCCGCCGGAGCCTGCGGGAGGGCGGCGGCGGTGGTGATGGGGGCGCTGCTGCTgggagcggcggcggcggtgctggtggtgctggtggcctCGCCCGCCTCGCTCATGCCGCCTCCTCCGCTGTCCCTCGGGCACCTCGGTGGCGGTTGGTCGGCGGTTGGCGCGGCTGGAGGGCGCGGCGGCCGGGGGCTCGCTCTCCCGGAGGCCGGGCTGGGTGGGGGTGTCTCGCGGGGGGAGGCGGCTCGCGCTCTTGGGCTGCGCGCTCGCTCCGGGGCTCCGCGCTCGGTCTTACTGCCCCAAAAATGGCCCCGCACGAGTTCTTCTAGGCGGCGCGCGGGCccggggaggggaaggggtggggagggttggCTCCGGAGTTGGGGCATCGACTTCATTAGCATTTAAAGGCGCCCGCTGCCCTTTTTCCCACCTCCTTGCCACTCGGACCGGGATGGGGAGCAGGGAAGGAAAGCAAGGGTGCGCCGGGGCTTGGCCGGCTGCTCCGGAGTTTTCCGCGCAGCGCGCGCTGCCGCCCCGCTTGGTTGGAGCAGGGGCCGCAGGGCTCCCCTGCCTCTCCACGTCTTCCAGGAGGGGCACACTGGGGCATCCAGGAGACGCGGCGCTTCTCTCTCCCCAAATGCACGCTTTTAAGTCTTTTCTAGTGAAACCGTTCAGCAGTTCTGAAGCACCATAAACTGTTTCTGATACAGCAATGAAGAACTGGAATAATACCGTCTTCAGGCTATTTGGCTACTTCTTCCTGAAAGAGAAGTTATGGATGACTTGTCTATGAGCCTCAGGTGAGGAAATTGAAGTCCAGCCCTCGGCGAATTCATGTAAACGTCAGTTTACAGCAATGTAAGgtcttacctggtggctcaggcggtaaagaatctaccagcagtgcgggagacctgggttctctccctgggttgggaagataactctggaggagggcatggtaacctactccagtattcttgcctggagaatccccatggacagaggagcctggtctcaaagagtcggacacgactgagagactaagcacacacacggcAACACACAGCGAGCTGTTAATATGCATAGAATAATAAACTTGGAGGAAGAAGACTAAATTCACACCCCACTTTCTGCTCGAATTCCCTCTGCCAGCCAGTGAAAACTTAAGCAGTCGAGCCTTCTTAGCCTCGAGGGCTAAGAGGAGGGTCACAGAGAAGCAGATCACTCAATAAACGGTATTTTCAGTTTAAGGAGTCCACCTGATTTTAAGAGAATGGAACTGGATTATGCGAAACACAGGCCAAAGGGCCTCTACTCAAGAACCATGGGAATACAGGGCTGTTAGGTGTTCTTTGCCTCCAGGGTCTAGACAGCCCTAGGTATACACTCGAGTGCTGCCCTTAATTAATGGAGTCAACTTGGACTAGACATTCAATGTTCCAGAGTCAATTTCCTCCTTTATGAGGGTTTCTCCAAGGTACCCTGGAAAGTAGATGGGATTATCATATGTAACTCCAGTGTCTGGTCCAACAAAATCTCCTTTTCGTTCTCCATTCTCCTAAACTATTTACCTTCCCCCTTCCCCTGGGAATTGTGTATCATGTGGCTACATAAGGAGGGTAGCAACCAAGTGTAATTCCTTATTGCAATTTCCAGTGGTTAGCAGAGTACCTAGCAGCGAAGTAGAACACAGGAAATGTTtactaaatgaaaacaaaagaccaCACTTTCCAAACTCAGTTGCTTATCAGCACATTCATTGTCAATAATTATAAAACTATCCTGCCTTATTACTTTCTTACTCCATCcatgaaaaaacataaaaagctaAACTTgacagggaaaaaaagcaaaatatggaATATTTGACTTTTCGATGTAACTcacctgtatttttaaaattataaagatgtAAATTCTAGATTCATATTTTAGTTGGACTACAATATGGACTATACAGTGATGTTATCTATATGCAGGTGTGTTTAAAAAATTTCTGATCCAATTCTAAGTGTgattaaattatttcttaattttaaagagTGAGTCTTAATTACAATTAGATAATATGTATGATTTTATTCTGGTGAGGACTGGCCATTGACTTTCTTAACAAGACAATTATAACTGGTATGCAGAACTGAATTGCAAAGGGGGGAAATGATCTAATAGCCAAAtccttaaaatattatatatatatatttatgtatacatatatatctaccCTTGGAAAATAATTCATAACTAACAGGTGTGGTCTCCAACCTCTGGAAGACCCTAAAATAATTACAGATGCATCCTGGGATTTCCTAGAATTTTGTGCTGGAATGGCTCCCAAAACTACTCATCATTTTCATCCAAAAAAAGCAATGAGCAGCTGGGAGTTCTTGGTACTGTGCTAAATAAATCTAGAGAGAATTAATTAGAGCAAACATGATCTGTGTTGTTTTAATAATCATAACAAGAGAGCAACTTTGATGTAGACGCACACGGAGtcttccatttcttcatttactCATGAACTCATGCGCTTGCTCATTAGCACATAATTACTGAACTGCACACTATGTGTCAAAGTGCTACACTATGAGTATCTGATGTTGATCAATATGAAGCTTACACTGTGTTTTTTTTCATGTGAGATCAttttttttcactgtcatttACACTGAAAGAAAACATCATGTCTGAAATTTGAGATTAAGtggaacaatgaaaaagaatcatAATCTATTTGTTTGACAGCAATCATTTTTAAGCTATGACTGGTTTGGTCATGAAGACAAAAGGCACTCTGTTTCAGTATGAAAGGAGTTAGCGCGTCCACAACTGCTGGAAGGGCTGTGGGAGAGAAAGTCGGAGGGTTCCATGGCGGATCTCAAGACTCCAGCCCCACCAATGCGGTGCTTCTCAAAAGGTTTCCTGACACCACCAGAGTCACAGGATCTCTGGGAGGCCCCCAACCTCTCTGGACTAGAGCCAGGTTTCATGAGACTTAAAGTTTACATGATTTAGAGAGCTATCTCTGAGACTAAATAAACGAAAGTATGAACACAAAATTGCCAGCCACTTCCAGAGTCTTAGAAAGAGCCCATGTAAGAAAAGAGCCCTGAAGTTTAAACTTCATTAGCTTCATCATGAGTCCACCTGCACCAGTAATCTTAGTCGGCAAAAGAGATGCTGGGATTCCTCAAGATGTTTAAGCGGCTTTGAACCTCCACCTGCCCATAAGTCTTTCTGTAActgactagggaaaaaaaaaaaaaaaagatatcttatTCTGCCCTCTAAATATTAAATGAGTGCCTCTCATGGACAGTTTCCAGagattctgggaaatgtagtcctgCCTTTCAGGGGGCTTGAGGATGATGGTGAGTTGACAAGAGACCACCCAGCACATCACCCTAAGGAAGAGAGTGCAGTTAATTGACTAAAGAGATGAAGGAGAGTTTAaacctcttcttgggctctaaaatcacggcggatgctgactgcagccatgaaatcagaagacatttgcttcttggccggaaagttatgacaaatctagacaatgttgaaaagcagagacattattctgctgacaaaggtccacatagtcaagcAATGGTCTTCTCCAGTTGTCACAtaagagctagaccataaagaaggctgactgcttaagaattgatgcctttgagttgtggtgctggagaagactcctaagagtcccttggacagcaaggagattaaatcggtcaatcttaagggaaatcaaccctgaatactcgttggaaggactgatgctgaagctgaaactccagtattttggtcatctaatgtgaacaactgactcatcggaaaagtctgtgatgctgggaaagattgagggcaaaaagagaagagggtgtcagaggatgggatgactggatggcatcactgaaacaactgacatgaacttggacaagctttgggagatggtgaggaacagagaggcctggcttgctgcagtccatgggattgcagagttggacatgactaggtgattgaacaacaacaacaaacccttcAAGAGACTAAAGCTTAGATATGGAAGCATTGCTATTTGAGCATATCTAAAACTGGAAAGTGTGAAGTATTAATTAATCAACACCCATTGATTAATAAATCAATACAGAATTTGACATAAAAATGTAGAGGACACTttgctgtgaaagtgaaattatTACACGTGAAATTATCacattgttaattaactatactccaatataaaataaaaagttaaaaatggttTTTAGAAGTAGAGGAATAAGAgagcaaatgttttcattttctcaagcAATGTTCATGGGAATTGGTGCCCTGATTATAAGTCTGTCATCCACCAATAATGCATTCAATGCATGTATTGATTAGTCGCATTAGGTGCCAAGGATaccatgcaaattaaaaccagatTGGCCCTGTAGTCAAGGAGCTTATGGTCTGGACCAGTACTGTCCAACTGAAATATAATTTGAGCCCCAAATATGAGCCACATATGTAATTTGAAGATTTCTGGCAGCCAcaacacataaaaacaaacagatgaaattaattttaatacacttcacttaacccaatatatccaaaatcaTATTATTATTCCAATATTTAATCCatataatgatatattttctttttatcttgtggTACTATCTTCAAACTCTGGTGTGTATTTTAAACTTACAGCATGTCTCAATTTGTACTTGGCACATCTAAAGTGTTCAACATGGCTAGTGGCTGCTCTATTGCCTCTAGAAGAGTTACACAAGTCCTCTAGACAGCTAGAAGTTTAGCCTGCTAATTCTCCAGCAGCCCATCATGGAAAATGTCCTGGTCCTAC
Coding sequences within:
- the YBX3 gene encoding Y-box-binding protein 3 isoform X3 — translated: MLMKSMPQLRSQPSPPLPLPGPARRLEELVRGHFWGSKTERGAPERARSPRARAASPRETPPPSPASGRASPRPPRPPAAPTADQPPPRCPRDSGGGGMSEAGEATSTTSTAAAAPSSSAPITTAAALPQAPAEAAPQDPAPKSPAGGGAPPAPAPAALVSGNPGGDAAPGTAAPASSAAVGSEDAEKKVLATKVLGTVKWFNVRNGYGFINRNDTKEDVFVHQTAIKKNNPRKYLRSVGDGETVEFDVVEGEKGAEAANVTGPDGVPVEGSRYAADRRRYRRGYYGRRRGPPRNAGEIGEMKDGVPEGAQLQGPVHRNPTYRARYRRGPPRPRPAPAVGEAEDKENQQAANGPNQPPARRGYQRPYNYRRRPRPPNAPSQDGKETKAGEAPSENPAPAPEQSSAE
- the YBX3 gene encoding Y-box-binding protein 3 isoform X4, with protein sequence MLMKSMPQLRSQPSPPLPLPGPARRLEELVRGHFWGSKTERGAPERARSPRARAASPRETPPPSPASGRASPRPPRPPAAPTADQPPPRCPRDSGGGGMSEAGEATSTTSTAAAAPSSSAPITTAAALPQAPAEAAPQDPAPKSPAGGGAPPAPAPAALVSGNPGGDAAPGTAAPASSAAVGSEDAEKKVLATKVLGTVKWFNVRNGYGFINRNDTKEDVFVHQTAIKKNNPRKYLRSVGDGETVEFDVVEGEKGAEAANVTGPDGVPVEGSRYAADRRRYRRGYYGRRRGPPRNAGEIGEMKDGVPEGAQLQGPVHRNPTYRARYRRGPPRPRPAPAVGEAEDKENQQAANGPNQPPARRGYQRPYNYRRRPRPPNAPSQDGKEVT